One genomic window of Mycteria americana isolate JAX WOST 10 ecotype Jacksonville Zoo and Gardens chromosome Z, USCA_MyAme_1.0, whole genome shotgun sequence includes the following:
- the FER gene encoding tyrosine-protein kinase Fer isoform X9: MGFGGDLKYSHDALLKLQDWELRLLETVKKFMVMRVKSDKEYASTLQNLCNQVDKESTCQLDYISNVSKSWLLVVQQTEQLSKIMKTHAEDLNSGPLHRLTMMIKDKQQVKKSYVGVHQQIEAEMYKVTKTELEKLKSSYRQLIKEVNSAKEKYKEAVAKGTMK; the protein is encoded by the exons ATGGGGTTTGGAGGTGACCTGAAGTATTCTCATGATGCTTTATTAAAACTGCAAGACTGGGAACTACGCCTGCTAGAAACGGTGAAGAAATTTATGGTAATGAGAGTAAAAAGTGATAAGGAGTATGCCTCCACTTTACAGAATCTTTGTAATCAAGTAGATAAAGAGAGCACTTGTCAATTGGATTATATCAGCAATGTGTCCAAG tcttgGTTGCTTGTGGTACAGCAAACAGAACAGCTGAGCAAAATAATGAAGACACATGCAGAGGATCTTAATTCTGGGCCTTTGCATAGGCTTACAATGATGATCAAAGATAAGCAGCAAGTTAAGAAGAGTTACGTAGGTGTTCATCAACAAATTGAAGCAGAGATGTACAAG gTCACAAAGACAGAACTAGAAAAACTAAAATCTAGCTATAGACAACTAATAAAAGAAGTAAATTCTGCCAAAGAAAAGTATAAAGAAGCTGTGGCTAAAG GCACAATGAAATAA